The Streptomyces kanamyceticus genome window below encodes:
- a CDS encoding tetratricopeptide repeat protein — protein sequence MAIEVAALAASGATSTVVGLAVTEAWTQARTRLTRLFSRRSQNADTDDADTDDVEQLRSAIEQLAGSLQSGSTHDVGDSADQLRRRLRHSLRQGSETARELVDLLSHMGDMGDTGDMGSTSTSTSSSSSSSSSSSNSNSNSNSPISYHVPEALRRQGPPSQVPALRHHFINRSDELAVLDGQFDRDTDSSYVDVRVLAGPPGVGKSALAHYWAHSRRTRERFSDGRLYVDFAAAGADVTEAVGHCLRSLGVADALLPPSLGERTALFRDRTADLRVLLVLDDVSSPAQVRALIPNGPGSAVLATSTGKLGELTLDGARPLPLEPLTEAAGLLLLADRCGQERVAADPEAAERVVGLCAGLPVALQVAAARLVNEPRLTLDALATELTDDEGRLSALSVGGESPVAAVLDSAYRQLSADMAHGYRLLGWIPGPTFDAATAAAAVGRDLESAQVLLDVLEDMSLLELTEERRYRFHGLVRLHARDRARVEERFGTGLAVTERVLTHYLILTALADRSVRADRLRVAELRTVPAGRPDPFAAPNGPRPLDWLAAERANIMAVLRAADDPSLHAPGWQLAECFTVLFLHHRHLGDWQESLELGARYAAAAVAPAAEARLRSLLSRPLMDTGEHERAHRELTTALTCAEIADDPVLHASVLEFSGRYWDRFDPDRAVAAYRRSMELNAQGREPRGAAIAAFFLGRAQDARGDHDQAIGTLRRARADLLALPTPDHRMAARATAALGRALDNLGRTGEAVPTLREAARTLERLEGHAYEAEALLDLVAIAERPGADRSTLRDDLTRAITIHADMGSPLTESLRERLRRSAD from the coding sequence GTGGCGATCGAGGTGGCGGCGCTCGCCGCGTCGGGTGCGACGAGCACGGTGGTCGGACTCGCCGTCACCGAGGCGTGGACCCAGGCACGCACTCGCCTCACCCGTCTGTTCAGCCGCCGCTCCCAAAACGCTGACACCGATGACGCTGACACCGATGACGTCGAGCAACTTCGCTCCGCCATCGAGCAGTTGGCAGGCTCACTGCAGTCGGGCAGCACCCACGACGTGGGTGACAGCGCCGATCAGCTGCGGCGGCGGCTGCGGCACTCCTTGCGGCAAGGCTCCGAGACCGCTCGGGAACTCGTGGATCTCTTAAGCCACATGGGCGACATGGGCGACACGGGTGACATGGGCTCCACCTCCACCTCCACCTCCAGCTCCAGCTCCAGCTCCAGCTCCAGCTCCAACTCCAACTCCAACTCCAACTCCCCGATCTCGTACCACGTACCCGAAGCCCTGCGACGCCAAGGCCCGCCGTCACAAGTACCCGCCCTGCGCCACCACTTCATCAATCGCTCGGACGAGCTGGCCGTGCTGGACGGGCAGTTCGACCGGGACACCGATTCCTCGTACGTGGACGTCCGCGTCCTCGCCGGTCCCCCAGGAGTCGGGAAGTCGGCACTGGCCCACTACTGGGCGCACTCGCGCCGGACACGCGAGCGGTTCTCCGACGGCCGGCTCTACGTGGACTTCGCGGCAGCGGGCGCGGACGTCACGGAGGCCGTCGGCCACTGTCTGCGCTCCCTCGGAGTGGCCGATGCCCTGCTGCCCCCGTCCCTCGGCGAACGCACCGCGCTCTTCCGTGACCGGACCGCCGACCTGCGCGTCCTGCTCGTACTCGACGACGTTTCCTCTCCCGCGCAGGTACGGGCCCTGATCCCGAACGGTCCGGGCAGCGCCGTACTCGCGACGAGCACGGGCAAGCTGGGCGAACTCACCCTCGACGGCGCCCGCCCCCTGCCCCTCGAACCCCTCACCGAGGCCGCCGGTCTCCTGCTCCTGGCCGACCGGTGCGGTCAGGAGCGCGTGGCCGCCGATCCCGAAGCCGCCGAGCGCGTGGTCGGCCTCTGTGCGGGCCTGCCGGTCGCGCTGCAGGTGGCCGCGGCTCGACTGGTGAACGAACCCCGCCTCACGCTGGACGCCCTTGCCACGGAACTCACCGACGACGAAGGGCGGTTGTCCGCCCTGAGCGTGGGCGGCGAGTCCCCGGTGGCCGCGGTCCTCGACTCCGCCTACCGGCAACTGTCGGCCGACATGGCCCACGGCTACCGGCTCCTCGGCTGGATCCCCGGCCCGACCTTCGACGCGGCGACAGCGGCGGCGGCCGTCGGCCGGGACCTGGAATCGGCCCAGGTGCTCCTCGACGTCCTCGAAGACATGAGCCTGTTGGAGCTCACGGAGGAACGCCGGTACCGGTTCCACGGTCTCGTCCGGCTCCACGCGCGCGACCGCGCGCGCGTGGAGGAGCGGTTCGGCACCGGACTCGCGGTGACGGAGCGCGTACTGACGCACTATCTGATCCTGACGGCGCTCGCGGACCGCTCGGTGCGTGCGGACCGGCTGCGCGTCGCCGAGCTGCGCACCGTGCCGGCGGGACGGCCCGATCCGTTCGCCGCGCCGAACGGGCCGCGACCGCTGGACTGGCTGGCGGCCGAGCGCGCGAACATCATGGCGGTCCTGCGCGCGGCCGACGACCCCTCGCTGCACGCGCCCGGCTGGCAGCTGGCCGAGTGCTTCACCGTCCTGTTCCTGCACCACCGCCACCTCGGCGACTGGCAGGAGTCCCTGGAACTGGGCGCGCGCTACGCGGCCGCCGCGGTGGCCCCGGCCGCCGAGGCGCGGCTACGGAGTCTGCTCTCCCGCCCCCTGATGGACACCGGCGAACACGAGCGGGCACACCGGGAGTTGACGACGGCGCTCACCTGCGCGGAGATCGCCGACGACCCGGTACTGCACGCCTCGGTCCTCGAATTCTCCGGCCGGTACTGGGACCGCTTCGATCCGGACCGGGCCGTGGCGGCGTACCGGCGCTCCATGGAGCTCAACGCGCAGGGCCGCGAGCCACGCGGGGCGGCCATCGCCGCGTTCTTCCTCGGCCGCGCCCAGGACGCGCGCGGCGACCACGACCAGGCCATCGGCACGCTTCGCCGAGCCCGCGCGGATCTGCTCGCACTACCGACGCCCGACCACCGCATGGCCGCCCGGGCCACCGCCGCGCTCGGCCGCGCCCTCGACAACCTGGGCCGCACCGGCGAAGCCGTGCCGACCCTGCGCGAGGCGGCGCGGACGCTGGAACGGCTCGAAGGACACGCGTACGAGGCGGAGGCCCTCCTCGACCTCGTCGCCATCGCCGAACGCCCCGGCGCCGACCGCTCCACCCTGCGGGATGACCTGACCAGGGCCATCACCATCCATGCGGACATGGGGAGCCCGCTGACGGAGAGCCTGCGCGAGCGTCTGCGCCGCTCCGCTGACTGA
- a CDS encoding GTPase domain-containing protein — MLQKAAKIGHSSHVVTLDVRPQLLDALSALRERVAAARFPLPLPGAPRARANRDELLAQLDDYLVPRLRAPEAPLLAVVGGSTGAGKSTLVNSLVGRQVSEAGVLRPTTRTPVLVCHPDDHHWFAGMRVLPDLTRVWMPQEQPSEGEDDEDGDDDLLGIDSGTDGADGERALRIETAESLPRGLALLDAPDVDSLVADNRVLAAELISAADVWVMVTTASRYADAVPWHLLRTAKEHDATLVTVLDRVPHQVVTEVSRQYGALLSKAGLGDVPRFTVPELPESAGGGGLLPATAVAPLRAWLTHRVQEPAARAQAVARTAHGVIGSLSARMPELASAVAAQYAAALRLTAAVDEAYENEHARVRGRLQAGGVLAGGALKRWRSYPLDCGAGELLDAIAESLEALLLCAVTAADERIDEAWRREPAAGAQGLADRDPEAESAEHRIGMAVRRWRRVLEEYAEDEVRGIERIDKSPLPDPEVVAALLATALLGGRRARAAGEILAERIGAQGAVRLRDRGGRLLTDYLEKVLGAERERRLAPLDALDVHPEPQAELIAALSVLQKER; from the coding sequence ATGCTTCAGAAAGCCGCCAAAATTGGGCATTCTTCGCATGTGGTGACCTTGGACGTACGGCCTCAATTGCTTGACGCACTCTCCGCCCTGCGCGAGCGTGTCGCCGCCGCACGCTTTCCGCTCCCCCTGCCAGGGGCGCCACGCGCGCGTGCCAACCGGGACGAGCTTCTCGCGCAGCTCGACGACTATCTCGTGCCCCGGCTGAGGGCGCCCGAAGCGCCCCTTCTCGCCGTCGTCGGCGGGTCCACCGGAGCGGGTAAGTCCACTCTGGTGAACTCCCTGGTGGGGCGGCAGGTCAGCGAGGCGGGGGTGCTGCGGCCCACGACGCGTACGCCGGTGCTCGTCTGCCATCCGGATGATCACCACTGGTTCGCGGGGATGCGCGTCCTGCCGGACCTCACGCGCGTGTGGATGCCCCAGGAACAGCCGTCGGAGGGCGAGGACGACGAGGACGGCGACGACGATCTGCTGGGGATCGACAGCGGCACGGACGGGGCCGACGGGGAGCGGGCGCTGCGGATCGAGACCGCGGAGAGCCTGCCCCGGGGGCTCGCCCTCCTCGACGCCCCGGACGTCGACTCGCTCGTCGCCGACAACCGGGTCCTGGCCGCCGAGCTGATCTCCGCGGCCGACGTATGGGTGATGGTCACCACCGCGTCCCGGTACGCCGACGCCGTCCCCTGGCACCTGCTGCGCACCGCCAAGGAACACGACGCCACCCTCGTCACGGTCCTCGACCGCGTCCCCCACCAGGTGGTGACCGAGGTGTCGCGGCAGTACGGGGCGCTGCTCAGCAAGGCGGGCCTCGGCGACGTCCCGCGCTTCACCGTGCCCGAGCTGCCCGAGTCCGCGGGCGGCGGCGGGCTGCTCCCCGCCACCGCCGTCGCGCCGCTGCGCGCCTGGCTCACCCACCGAGTCCAGGAGCCCGCGGCACGCGCCCAGGCCGTCGCCCGTACCGCGCACGGCGTCATCGGCTCGCTCAGCGCCCGGATGCCGGAACTCGCGAGCGCCGTCGCCGCGCAGTACGCGGCCGCGCTGCGGCTCACGGCCGCCGTCGACGAGGCGTACGAAAACGAGCACGCGCGCGTACGGGGCCGTCTCCAGGCGGGTGGCGTGCTCGCCGGTGGAGCCCTGAAGCGGTGGCGCAGCTACCCGCTCGACTGCGGCGCGGGCGAACTGCTCGACGCCATCGCCGAGAGCCTGGAGGCGCTGCTCCTGTGCGCCGTCACCGCCGCCGACGAACGCATCGACGAGGCGTGGCGCCGCGAACCCGCGGCGGGCGCCCAGGGACTCGCCGACCGCGACCCGGAGGCGGAGAGCGCCGAACACCGCATCGGGATGGCCGTCCGCAGGTGGCGGCGCGTCCTGGAGGAGTACGCCGAGGACGAGGTGCGCGGCATCGAGCGGATCGACAAGAGCCCCTTGCCCGACCCCGAAGTCGTCGCCGCGCTGCTCGCCACCGCCCTGCTCGGCGGACGCAGGGCCCGCGCGGCGGGCGAGATCCTCGCCGAGCGGATCGGCGCCCAGGGCGCGGTCCGGCTGCGCGACCGGGGCGGGCGCCTGCTGACCGACTACCTGGAGAAGGTCCTCGGCGCCGAGCGCGAGCGCAGGCTCGCCCCCCTGGACGCCCTCGACGTCCACCCGGAACCCCAGGCCGAGCTGATCGCCGCCCTGTCCGTACTGCAGAAGGAGAGGTGA
- a CDS encoding Cys-Gln thioester bond-forming surface protein has protein sequence MRGRGIGARLAAVVAVSGIVAAAAITGAGAAEAEEAPQHRGGAVATLNGLQTYGQAVVRDGGSTEQVPAGLFEMSVENGGTLQTYCIDIHNPTQKDAEYQETPWSGTSLSANRNAGKIRWILQHSYPQVNDLAELAEKAGARSLTEETAAAGTQVAIWRYSDGAKVDAIDPQAEKLADYLHKSARSSAEPKASLTLEPPAVSGRAGERIGPVTVRTDADAVTVTPPADSAASGVKVVSKDGKPVKSAANGSRIYFDVPKDAPDGSAALSVQASTTVPVGRAFASETRSQTQILAGSSESTVSATATANWAEKGAIPALSAEKNCAKGGVDITAGNKGDEPFTFQLMGFKHTIKAGASQTVTIPLQEDQPFDFTIKGPNGFEKRFKGVLDCRTEGAALDNKAQPVSEPSPASAGGTSGGGDLAETGSSSNTPLIAGVAVAFVVIGGMAIFLLRKKKDPAQAPTEE, from the coding sequence ATGCGTGGCCGCGGCATCGGGGCCCGCCTCGCCGCCGTCGTCGCGGTCTCCGGGATCGTCGCCGCGGCCGCGATAACCGGCGCCGGTGCGGCCGAGGCGGAAGAGGCACCGCAGCACCGGGGCGGAGCGGTCGCGACACTGAACGGCCTGCAGACGTACGGCCAGGCCGTGGTCAGAGACGGCGGCAGCACGGAGCAGGTGCCCGCGGGGCTCTTCGAGATGTCCGTGGAGAACGGCGGCACCCTGCAGACGTACTGCATCGACATCCACAACCCCACGCAGAAGGACGCCGAATACCAGGAGACCCCCTGGAGCGGCACCTCGCTGAGCGCCAATCGCAACGCGGGCAAGATCCGTTGGATCCTGCAGCACTCCTACCCGCAGGTGAACGACCTCGCCGAGCTCGCCGAGAAGGCGGGTGCGCGCTCCCTGACCGAGGAGACCGCGGCGGCCGGTACGCAGGTGGCGATCTGGCGGTACTCGGACGGCGCCAAGGTCGACGCGATCGACCCGCAGGCCGAGAAGCTCGCCGACTACCTGCACAAGAGCGCGCGCAGCAGCGCGGAGCCCAAGGCGTCGCTGACGCTCGAACCGCCGGCCGTCTCCGGGCGGGCGGGGGAGCGCATCGGGCCGGTCACCGTGCGGACGGACGCGGACGCGGTGACGGTGACGCCGCCCGCCGACTCCGCGGCGAGCGGTGTGAAGGTCGTCAGCAAGGACGGCAAGCCCGTGAAGTCCGCGGCCAACGGCAGCCGCATCTACTTCGACGTGCCGAAGGACGCGCCGGACGGCTCGGCAGCGCTCTCGGTACAGGCGTCGACCACGGTCCCCGTCGGACGCGCCTTCGCCTCCGAGACCAGAAGCCAGACGCAGATCCTCGCGGGCTCCAGCGAGTCCACGGTCTCGGCGACGGCGACCGCCAACTGGGCCGAGAAGGGTGCGATACCGGCGCTCTCGGCGGAGAAGAACTGCGCCAAGGGAGGCGTGGACATCACGGCGGGCAACAAGGGCGACGAGCCGTTCACCTTCCAGCTCATGGGCTTCAAGCACACGATCAAGGCGGGCGCGTCGCAGACGGTGACGATCCCGCTCCAGGAAGACCAGCCCTTCGACTTCACGATCAAGGGACCCAACGGCTTCGAGAAGCGCTTCAAGGGCGTACTCGACTGCCGCACCGAAGGCGCCGCGCTCGACAACAAGGCCCAGCCCGTCTCCGAGCCGAGCCCCGCGTCGGCAGGCGGCACCTCGGGCGGCGGCGACCTGGCCGAGACGGGCAGCTCCAGCAATACGCCCCTGATCGCGGGGGTCGCGGTGGCGTTCGTCGTGATCGGCGGCATGGCGATCTTCCTCCTCCGCAAGAAGAAGGACCCGGCGCAGGCGCCGACCGAGGAGTGA
- a CDS encoding NAD-dependent epimerase/dehydratase family protein: MRVLVTGGAGFIGSHVVEALAARGHEPVVFDLQENQVTPEVPGRDVRDRDAVSRALSGVDAVCHQAAMVGLGNGFADAAEYVSRNDLGTAVLLGAMADAGVRRLVLAGSMVVYGEGRYACERHGVVRPGPRSSEDLAAGRFEPTCPSCGAALRPGLVGEDAPVDPRNVYATTKLAQEHLAAAWARSTGGAAVSLRYHNVYGPRMPRDTPYAGVASFFRSALARGEAPRVFEDGAQRRDFVHVRDVAAANVAALEAGPGREDGTLAVYNTGSGEPHTVGEMARALADAYGGPDPVVTGEYRLGDVRHITADSSRLRAELGWRAEVGFQEGMKEFAGAPLRGE; encoded by the coding sequence ATGCGTGTACTGGTCACCGGCGGAGCCGGGTTCATCGGGTCCCATGTCGTCGAGGCGCTCGCGGCGCGCGGGCACGAGCCCGTGGTGTTCGACCTCCAGGAGAATCAAGTGACTCCGGAGGTTCCGGGACGTGACGTCCGGGACCGCGACGCCGTCTCCCGCGCGCTGTCCGGCGTGGACGCCGTGTGCCACCAGGCGGCGATGGTGGGCCTTGGGAACGGCTTCGCCGACGCCGCGGAGTACGTGTCGCGCAATGATCTCGGCACCGCCGTACTGCTCGGCGCCATGGCCGATGCCGGGGTGCGACGGCTCGTGCTCGCCGGGTCGATGGTCGTCTACGGAGAGGGCCGTTACGCCTGCGAGCGGCACGGTGTGGTGCGGCCGGGACCGCGGTCCTCCGAGGATCTGGCGGCCGGGCGCTTCGAGCCCACCTGTCCCTCCTGCGGCGCGGCACTGCGGCCGGGGCTCGTCGGCGAGGACGCCCCCGTAGACCCCCGCAACGTGTACGCGACGACCAAGCTCGCGCAGGAGCATCTGGCGGCGGCCTGGGCCAGGTCGACGGGCGGCGCGGCGGTGTCGCTGCGCTACCACAACGTGTACGGGCCCCGGATGCCCCGCGACACCCCGTACGCGGGCGTCGCCTCCTTCTTCCGCTCCGCGCTCGCCCGCGGCGAGGCGCCCCGCGTCTTCGAGGACGGCGCGCAGCGCAGGGACTTCGTCCACGTACGAGATGTGGCGGCCGCCAACGTCGCGGCGCTGGAGGCGGGGCCCGGCCGGGAGGACGGCACCCTCGCCGTCTACAACACCGGCAGCGGTGAGCCGCACACCGTCGGCGAGATGGCACGGGCCCTGGCCGACGCGTACGGCGGTCCCGACCCCGTCGTCACCGGGGAGTACCGACTCGGCGACGTACGCCACATCACGGCGGACTCGTCCCGGCTGCGGGCCGAGCTGGGGTGGCGGGCCGAAGTCGGCTTCCAGGAGGGGATGAAGGAGTTCGCGGGGGCGCCGCTGCGGGGGGAGTGA
- a CDS encoding single-stranded DNA-binding protein, translating into MNETMVTVVGNVATTPVYRELPTGPVARFRLAVPTRKYDRVQNTWSDGHTNFFTVWAWRALGTNVQGSVSVGEPVIVQGRLRVRDEERGGQHWTSADIEAVVVGHDLSRGTAAFRRVLKANPALTEPALREPALREPAAERDGEPSPVGR; encoded by the coding sequence ATGAACGAGACCATGGTGACGGTGGTGGGGAACGTAGCGACGACGCCGGTGTACCGGGAGTTGCCGACGGGACCGGTGGCGCGGTTCCGGCTCGCGGTTCCCACGCGGAAGTACGACCGCGTGCAGAACACGTGGTCCGACGGGCACACCAACTTCTTCACCGTGTGGGCCTGGCGGGCGCTCGGCACCAATGTGCAGGGGTCGGTGTCGGTGGGTGAACCGGTCATCGTGCAGGGGCGGTTGAGGGTGCGTGACGAGGAGCGCGGCGGGCAGCACTGGACGTCGGCGGACATCGAGGCGGTCGTCGTCGGGCATGATCTCTCGCGCGGTACGGCGGCGTTCCGCCGGGTGCTCAAGGCGAACCCGGCGCTGACGGAACCGGCGCTGAGGGAACCGGCGCTGAGGGAACCGGCGGCCGAGCGGGACGGAGAGCCGTCGCCGGTGGGGCGATGA
- a CDS encoding YfjP family GTPase, which produces MTAVTDHADHADHADDTEYEERTGRPHGGSEGAWDDGLIARRVAGGPRDPGTGSGSGSGSGTGTGTHAYLPTAPPTSYEGPLRARLDALRELVGLSRTRLDGGTLAEAGRVLDEAAARRRLSERHTVVAIAGATGSGKSTLFNALAGVMISETGVRRPTTAAPIGCSWTDGAAGLLDRLGIPGRLRRRPLQGPGADDLQGLVLVDLPDHDSAVGEHREQVDRILALVDAVIWVVDPEKYADAMLHERYLRPMAGHAEVTFVVLNQIDRLPGDAADQVLDDLRRLLDEDGIALGEHGEPGATVLALSALTGDGLGELREALGQFTQDRGAAARRISADLDAAAVRLRPVYVNGTTQGRGRGRIGLSEEAREEFADRLADAVGATAAGDAAERSWRRNAGKACGDPWFRLWRWYEVRRTPQIGTGPVAQPPADEEATARQRVEHAVRTVADEAATGLPAPWGQAVREAAVRGAEGLPEALDELAVTAGVPAGRPPRPGWWPVAVLAQAAMTMLQVVGGLWLIGQIIGIAQPNLGVPALLMLAGIVGGPCVEWASRMAARGPARRYGLDAERRLREAAAGCGRARVLDPVAAELLRYREVRAQYVRVAGAPSVG; this is translated from the coding sequence ATGACCGCCGTCACTGATCACGCCGATCACGCCGATCACGCCGATGACACCGAGTACGAGGAGCGGACCGGCCGTCCGCACGGTGGCTCTGAAGGCGCCTGGGACGACGGCCTCATCGCGCGGCGCGTGGCGGGCGGGCCACGGGACCCCGGCACTGGAAGCGGCAGCGGCAGCGGCAGCGGCACCGGCACCGGCACGCACGCGTACCTGCCGACCGCGCCCCCCACGTCGTACGAAGGGCCGCTCCGCGCCCGGCTCGACGCGCTGCGCGAGCTCGTCGGGCTCTCCCGCACCCGGCTCGACGGCGGGACGCTCGCCGAGGCGGGCCGCGTCCTGGACGAGGCCGCCGCCCGGCGCAGGCTCTCCGAACGGCACACCGTCGTCGCCATCGCGGGCGCCACGGGCAGCGGGAAATCAACCCTCTTCAACGCGCTCGCCGGGGTCATGATCTCCGAGACCGGCGTGCGCAGGCCGACCACCGCCGCGCCCATCGGGTGCAGCTGGACGGACGGCGCGGCGGGACTCCTCGACCGGCTCGGCATCCCCGGACGGCTGCGCCGCCGCCCGCTCCAGGGGCCCGGCGCCGACGACCTCCAGGGGCTCGTCCTGGTCGATCTGCCCGACCACGACTCGGCGGTCGGCGAACACCGCGAGCAGGTCGACCGGATCCTGGCCCTCGTCGACGCGGTCATCTGGGTCGTCGACCCCGAGAAGTACGCCGACGCGATGCTCCACGAGCGGTATCTGCGGCCCATGGCGGGCCACGCGGAGGTCACGTTCGTCGTGCTCAACCAGATCGACCGGCTCCCGGGGGACGCCGCCGACCAGGTGCTCGACGATCTGCGGCGGCTCCTGGACGAGGACGGCATCGCGCTCGGCGAACACGGCGAGCCGGGCGCCACCGTCCTCGCGCTCTCCGCGCTGACCGGCGACGGACTCGGTGAACTGCGCGAAGCGCTCGGCCAGTTCACCCAGGACCGCGGCGCCGCGGCCCGCCGGATCTCGGCCGACCTGGACGCGGCCGCCGTCCGGCTGCGCCCCGTGTACGTCAACGGGACGACGCAGGGCCGGGGGCGCGGGCGGATCGGGCTCAGCGAGGAGGCGCGCGAGGAGTTCGCCGACCGGCTCGCGGACGCCGTGGGGGCGACCGCGGCGGGCGACGCGGCGGAGCGGTCCTGGCGCAGGAACGCGGGCAAGGCGTGCGGCGATCCCTGGTTCAGGCTGTGGCGGTGGTACGAGGTGCGGCGCACGCCGCAGATCGGCACCGGGCCGGTCGCGCAGCCGCCCGCGGACGAGGAGGCGACGGCCCGCCAGCGCGTCGAGCACGCCGTGCGCACGGTGGCCGACGAGGCGGCGACCGGACTGCCCGCGCCCTGGGGGCAGGCGGTGCGGGAGGCGGCGGTGCGCGGCGCCGAAGGGCTCCCGGAGGCGCTCGACGAGCTGGCGGTGACCGCGGGCGTCCCCGCGGGGCGGCCGCCGCGGCCCGGCTGGTGGCCGGTCGCGGTCCTCGCGCAGGCGGCGATGACGATGCTGCAGGTCGTCGGAGGGCTCTGGCTGATCGGGCAGATCATCGGCATCGCCCAGCCGAATCTGGGCGTGCCCGCGCTGCTGATGCTGGCGGGCATCGTGGGCGGTCCGTGCGTGGAGTGGGCGAGCCGGATGGCGGCGCGGGGCCCCGCGCGCCGCTACGGCCTCGACGCGGAACGGCGGCTGCGCGAGGCGGCCGCCGGGTGCGGGCGGGCGCGGGTCCTCGATCCGGTGGCGGCGGAACTGCTGCGGTACCGCGAGGTCAGGGCGCAGTACGTCCGGGTGGCCGGGGCTCCCTCCGTCGGGTGA